ATTGATAACAAATATTAAAAATAATCTAGTTATAACGACTGTGAACAAAGAGCAACTAAAAGAAAATGTATTTACTAATATAGATGGTGCTGTGATAATTTAGCTGGACCGAAAGGGGGCTAACTCGGACTTGACTGATAGATGGTTCGAATACAGCATGACTAGAGGAGGTCATGTATTATGATGAGATCTATGTATTCTGGTGTTTCTGGTCTAAGAATTCACCAGTCTAAAATGGATGTAATTGGTAACAATATAGCAAATGTTAATACTGTTGGATTTAAA
This portion of the Tissierellales bacterium genome encodes:
- a CDS encoding flagellar basal body protein — its product is MYSGVSGLRIHQSKMDVIGNNIANVNTVGFK